Proteins encoded within one genomic window of Rossellomorea vietnamensis:
- the whiA gene encoding DNA-binding protein WhiA, translating into MSFASETKKELTNIEVKDCCASAELSALIRMNGSLSFSNQMLVVNIQTENAAIARRIYTLIKKGYDTPVELLVRKKMRLKKNNVYIVRIKEDTKMILEDLKILGEHFTFIHNIAEDLIKKKCCRRSYLRGAFLAGGSVNNPETSSYHLEIFSLYSEHNEALSELMNSFGLNSKTLERKKGFITYLKEAEKITEFLNIIGAHNALLRFEDVRIVRDMRNSVNRLVNCETANLNKTIGAALRQVENIKFIERHVGLQVLPDKLREIAELRVNYQDVTLKELGEMVSGGTISKSGINHRLRKIDQLADKLRAGEKLNT; encoded by the coding sequence ATGTCGTTTGCGTCTGAAACAAAAAAAGAACTGACCAATATTGAAGTAAAGGACTGCTGTGCAAGTGCAGAGCTTTCCGCATTGATTCGGATGAATGGTTCATTGTCCTTCTCGAATCAAATGCTCGTCGTCAATATTCAAACCGAAAACGCCGCCATTGCCAGAAGAATCTATACACTGATCAAAAAAGGGTACGACACCCCGGTAGAGCTTCTGGTACGGAAGAAAATGCGGCTGAAGAAAAACAATGTGTACATTGTACGAATCAAAGAGGATACAAAGATGATCCTTGAGGACTTGAAAATACTGGGTGAACATTTCACCTTTATCCATAATATAGCGGAAGACCTGATCAAGAAGAAATGTTGCAGGCGCTCGTACCTGCGGGGAGCGTTCCTTGCCGGCGGATCGGTCAACAATCCGGAAACATCATCGTATCATTTAGAAATCTTTTCTCTTTATTCTGAACACAACGAGGCGTTGTCCGAGCTGATGAATTCCTTTGGCTTGAACAGTAAGACCCTTGAACGGAAAAAAGGCTTCATTACGTATTTGAAGGAAGCGGAGAAGATCACGGAGTTCCTGAATATCATAGGGGCACACAACGCCCTGCTCCGATTTGAGGATGTACGGATCGTCCGTGATATGAGGAATTCCGTTAATCGTCTGGTGAATTGCGAGACGGCTAACTTGAATAAAACCATCGGTGCTGCCTTGAGACAGGTAGAAAACATCAAGTTTATCGAAAGACATGTAGGATTGCAGGTTTTACCCGATAAACTAAGGGAGATAGCAGAGCTTCGAGTGAACTATCAGGATGTCACGTTGAAAGAACTGGGGGAAATGGTGTCAGGCGGCACGATCAGTAAATCGGGAATCAATCACCGCTTACGGAAAATCGATCAGCTGGCAGACAAGTTACGAGCGGGAGAAAAGCTCAATACCTAA
- a CDS encoding HPr family phosphocarrier protein, giving the protein MVEKQVEVKLKTGLQARPAALFVQEANRFSSEIFLEKDGKKVNAKSIMGLMSLAISTGSAITLVADGSDEEEALVALEGFVQKEA; this is encoded by the coding sequence ATGGTGGAAAAACAAGTAGAAGTGAAATTAAAGACGGGTTTACAAGCACGACCGGCAGCACTATTCGTACAGGAGGCAAATCGCTTCTCATCTGAAATCTTCTTAGAGAAGGACGGGAAGAAGGTCAATGCCAAAAGCATCATGGGCTTGATGAGTCTGGCGATCTCCACCGGCTCTGCCATCACATTGGTAGCGGACGGAAGCGACGAAGAAGAAGCGCTCGTTGCCCTTGAAGGATTCGTGCAAAAAGAAGCGTAA
- the clpP gene encoding ATP-dependent Clp endopeptidase proteolytic subunit ClpP translates to MNLIPTVIEQTNRGERAYDIYSRLLKDRVIMLGSGIDDNVANSIVAQLLFLESENPEKDISIYINSPGGSITAGMAIYDTIQYIKPDVQTICIGMAASMGAFLLAAGAKGKRLALPNAEVMIHQPLGGAQGQATEIEIAAKRILFLREKLNQILADRTGQPLEVISKDTDRDNFMTAERALEYGLIDRIITRNEMDNNK, encoded by the coding sequence ATGAATTTAATTCCTACAGTTATTGAACAAACAAACCGCGGTGAGCGTGCGTATGACATTTATTCACGTTTATTGAAAGACCGTGTCATCATGCTTGGAAGCGGCATTGACGACAATGTGGCGAACTCCATTGTAGCACAACTTCTTTTCCTTGAATCTGAAAACCCGGAGAAGGATATCTCAATCTACATAAACTCTCCTGGCGGAAGCATCACGGCAGGTATGGCTATTTACGATACGATTCAATACATCAAGCCTGATGTTCAAACGATCTGTATCGGTATGGCGGCTTCAATGGGAGCGTTCCTTCTTGCAGCTGGAGCAAAAGGCAAGCGCCTAGCCCTTCCTAACGCCGAAGTGATGATTCACCAACCACTTGGTGGTGCTCAAGGTCAGGCGACAGAAATTGAAATCGCTGCAAAGCGTATTCTATTCCTTCGTGAAAAATTGAATCAAATCCTTGCTGATCGCACTGGTCAACCTCTTGAAGTAATTTCAAAAGATACAGACCGCGATAACTTCATGACAGCTGAAAGAGCGCTTGAATACGGATTGATCGACCGCATCATCACACGTAACGAAATGGATAATAATAAGTAA
- a CDS encoding 3'-5' exonuclease, which yields MKDFIAFDFETANRARHSICSVGMVFVENGEMVDSIYELIDPEEGFDRFNISIHGITPQDVKGAMTFDAFYHSIKDKIENKLMIAHNLSFDGYALRDNLARYEMKPVYNQFLCTYQMSRKMVKGLPAYQLSSLCTYFGIELDHHHHAADDAKACAQIMLKLAEEYNITDFDSLYHKTRIKPGEISEGIYRSSLVSKSAK from the coding sequence ATGAAAGATTTTATAGCTTTTGATTTTGAAACGGCTAATCGTGCAAGACACAGTATATGCTCAGTCGGAATGGTGTTTGTAGAAAATGGTGAAATGGTTGATTCCATTTACGAATTAATCGATCCGGAAGAGGGATTCGATAGGTTTAATATCAGCATACATGGAATTACACCACAAGATGTCAAAGGTGCAATGACGTTCGATGCTTTCTATCATTCTATCAAGGACAAAATTGAGAATAAGTTGATGATTGCTCATAATCTTTCCTTCGATGGGTACGCTTTGAGGGATAATTTAGCCCGTTATGAAATGAAGCCTGTGTACAACCAATTTCTCTGCACATATCAAATGTCCAGGAAAATGGTGAAGGGTCTTCCTGCCTATCAGCTTTCCTCTCTTTGCACTTATTTTGGAATCGAATTAGATCATCACCATCATGCTGCAGATGATGCGAAAGCATGCGCTCAAATAATGCTAAAACTAGCAGAAGAGTACAATATTACGGACTTTGATTCCCTCTACCATAAGACTCGAATCAAACCGGGTGAAATATCCGAAGGCATCTATCGCTCTTCTCTAGTAAGTAAATCTGCTAAATAA
- the rpoN gene encoding RNA polymerase factor sigma-54: MNLKAGLFQHQQLKLQMTQQLSQAITILQYSTMELNAYLEAKQLENPLIQIEPPKQDSLYQREPYTYKRNAGNPGNTVDWYEYVSVPTRTLADALSVQINLKSLTSFDRKILDELICSLDDNGYLRVEEPSFMQEHGLEGAQLETYIKKIQELEPAGIGGRTLQECISLQLQRKADVPPLVKQIVTDHFQAFGEKKWKAISKELGVELKDIQQAADFIQHCNPRPGSKYSQHIAEYITPELVVNVIGGHTVAVSLYDGTTVNVTYNEEYTDFMKDHPDKEVQTYLQEKEQDFRWLLQSLRQRKQTILKVGKILAEKQKSFFLEGPSAIQPLTLKQVADEIDVHESTISRAVKGKYMQTPFGIFELKYFFTSAIKSVKLEDSEAASARTVKNELQKLIDEEDKKKPLSDQKIVNLLLDKGYDVSRRTIAKYRDQMGITSSTMRKRYE, from the coding sequence ATGAATTTGAAAGCAGGACTTTTTCAACATCAACAACTGAAACTTCAAATGACTCAACAGCTTTCTCAAGCCATCACCATCCTCCAATATTCTACGATGGAACTGAATGCTTACTTAGAAGCTAAGCAATTAGAGAACCCCCTTATACAAATAGAACCGCCTAAACAAGACTCCCTCTATCAACGAGAACCTTATACGTATAAACGAAATGCCGGCAATCCCGGGAATACGGTGGATTGGTATGAATATGTTTCCGTGCCGACGAGAACCCTTGCGGATGCCTTATCTGTTCAAATAAATTTGAAATCGCTTACTTCTTTCGATCGGAAAATACTTGATGAATTAATATGCAGCTTGGATGATAACGGTTATTTAAGAGTGGAAGAACCATCCTTCATGCAAGAACATGGTTTGGAAGGGGCTCAACTGGAAACCTATATTAAGAAGATTCAGGAGTTGGAACCGGCTGGGATAGGAGGGAGGACTCTGCAGGAGTGTATTTCCCTTCAGTTGCAGAGAAAAGCAGATGTTCCCCCTTTGGTGAAGCAGATTGTAACCGATCATTTTCAAGCCTTCGGGGAAAAGAAGTGGAAAGCGATCAGCAAGGAGCTTGGGGTTGAGCTGAAAGACATCCAGCAGGCTGCTGATTTCATCCAACACTGTAACCCGAGGCCGGGATCGAAATATTCCCAGCATATCGCTGAATACATTACGCCTGAGCTTGTGGTGAACGTGATCGGCGGGCATACCGTGGCCGTATCGTTATATGATGGGACAACCGTTAACGTCACGTATAATGAAGAGTACACCGATTTCATGAAAGATCACCCGGATAAGGAAGTCCAAACCTATCTTCAAGAGAAGGAGCAGGATTTCCGGTGGCTCCTGCAAAGTTTACGACAGCGGAAACAGACGATCTTGAAAGTCGGGAAGATACTTGCTGAGAAGCAGAAGTCGTTCTTTTTGGAAGGGCCATCTGCGATCCAGCCCCTGACGTTAAAGCAGGTGGCTGATGAAATCGATGTACATGAATCGACGATCAGCCGCGCCGTGAAGGGGAAGTATATGCAAACCCCCTTTGGGATCTTCGAGTTGAAGTACTTCTTTACCTCAGCGATCAAATCGGTCAAACTGGAGGATTCAGAAGCGGCTTCTGCCCGGACTGTGAAAAATGAGCTCCAGAAGCTGATTGATGAAGAAGATAAGAAAAAGCCTCTATCAGACCAGAAGATTGTGAATCTACTTTTGGATAAAGGCTATGATGTTTCCAGAAGGACCATTGCCAAATACCGTGATCAAATGGGGATCACTTCTTCGACGATGAGGAAGAGATATGAATAG
- a CDS encoding glutaredoxin family protein: protein MKQVIFYTRTQCGLCEDAKITLKLLQDEMGFSIEEQDIDKSDDLTERFGLMIPVVELDGEILQYGQIDYFTLSKRLHEKTR, encoded by the coding sequence ATGAAGCAAGTCATTTTCTACACACGCACACAATGCGGACTATGCGAAGACGCAAAAATCACCCTGAAACTGCTTCAGGATGAGATGGGCTTTTCCATTGAAGAACAGGACATCGATAAAAGCGATGACCTCACAGAACGTTTCGGACTGATGATCCCGGTCGTGGAACTGGACGGTGAAATCCTTCAGTATGGGCAGATTGATTATTTTACGCTCAGCAAGCGTTTACATGAAAAAACCCGATAG
- a CDS encoding sugar-binding transcriptional regulator, translating to MESLIDIQKRLLPDLLEIMQKRHQILRSIRFMQPVGRRSLAQNMGLTERVLRSEVEFLNNQDLIDIKTSGMIMTEEGIQLLENLESMMREISGINVMEQELKSLLNLHEIVIVPGNSDESPWVKEELGRASAASMKRRLKGNTIIAVTGGSTMAAVAERLTPDFSDETLFVPARGGIGEDVKNQANTICAKMAEHTGTRHRVLYVPDQVSKEVYKSFLKEPMIKEVLNLIKSANMVLHGIGDAITMAERRKTTEEDFEKITGGHAVGEAFGYYFDEAGEVVHKVPTIGLQLEDLSHIENVIAVAGGSSKAKAIRAYMKGAPHKTVLITDEGAARELLKG from the coding sequence ATGGAATCTTTAATTGACATACAAAAGCGATTATTACCTGACCTGCTTGAGATTATGCAAAAACGGCATCAAATTCTACGTTCCATCCGGTTCATGCAGCCTGTCGGACGCAGAAGTCTTGCTCAGAATATGGGCCTGACGGAACGCGTACTGAGAAGTGAAGTGGAGTTCCTGAATAATCAAGATCTCATTGATATTAAAACTTCCGGGATGATCATGACGGAAGAGGGTATCCAGCTTTTAGAGAATCTTGAAAGCATGATGAGAGAGATTTCCGGAATCAACGTAATGGAACAGGAATTAAAATCGTTACTTAATCTTCATGAAATTGTAATCGTTCCGGGGAATAGTGATGAGTCACCTTGGGTAAAAGAAGAATTAGGGCGTGCATCAGCTGCTAGTATGAAACGCCGACTTAAGGGAAATACTATCATCGCTGTGACTGGAGGTTCGACGATGGCAGCCGTAGCAGAAAGGCTGACACCCGATTTCTCTGACGAAACCTTGTTCGTTCCTGCTCGGGGTGGAATTGGGGAAGACGTTAAGAACCAGGCCAACACCATCTGTGCCAAGATGGCTGAGCACACAGGGACGCGTCATCGTGTTTTATATGTGCCGGATCAGGTTAGTAAAGAAGTATATAAGTCCTTCTTGAAAGAACCGATGATCAAAGAGGTACTTAATTTGATCAAATCCGCCAACATGGTTCTCCATGGAATTGGGGATGCTATCACAATGGCAGAAAGACGGAAGACCACGGAAGAAGATTTCGAGAAAATCACCGGGGGTCACGCCGTCGGGGAAGCATTTGGTTACTATTTTGACGAAGCAGGTGAAGTGGTACATAAGGTGCCGACGATCGGCCTGCAATTAGAAGACTTAAGTCACATCGAGAACGTCATCGCCGTCGCTGGCGGCAGTTCGAAGGCGAAAGCGATTCGGGCGTATATGAAGGGCGCTCCTCACAAGACCGTGCTCATCACGGATGAAGGAGCAGCGAGAGAGCTTTTAAAAGGGTAA
- the gap gene encoding type I glyceraldehyde-3-phosphate dehydrogenase, producing the protein MATKIGINGFGRIGRNVFRAALKNNDVEVVAVNDLTDANMLAHLLQYDTVHGTLQEKVTVDGDYLVVGGKKVKVLAERDPAQLGWGDLGVDIVVESTGRFTKRADAAKHIEAGAKKVIISAPASDEDITVVMGVNEDKYDAASHDVISNASCTTNCLAPFAKVLNDKFGIKRGMMTTIHSYTNDQQILDLPHKDYRRARAAAENMIPTTTGAAKAVSLVLPELKGKLNGGAVRVPTPNVSLVDLVAELDKNVTAEDVNAALKEAAEGDLKGILAYSEEPLVSTDYNGSPASSTIDALSTMVLEDNMVKVISWYDNESGYSNRVVDLAGYIASKGL; encoded by the coding sequence ATGGCAACAAAAATTGGTATTAACGGATTTGGACGTATCGGACGTAATGTATTCCGTGCAGCACTTAAAAATAACGACGTAGAGGTAGTAGCAGTTAATGACTTAACTGATGCAAACATGCTTGCTCACCTTTTACAATATGATACAGTTCACGGAACTCTTCAAGAGAAAGTAACTGTTGACGGTGACTACCTTGTAGTTGGCGGTAAGAAAGTAAAGGTACTCGCTGAGCGCGATCCTGCTCAACTTGGTTGGGGAGATCTTGGTGTAGATATCGTTGTTGAATCTACTGGCCGTTTCACAAAGCGTGCTGACGCTGCGAAACACATCGAAGCCGGCGCGAAGAAAGTCATCATTTCTGCTCCTGCATCTGATGAAGATATCACAGTTGTTATGGGTGTTAACGAAGATAAATACGACGCGGCTAGCCACGACGTTATCTCTAACGCATCTTGTACAACAAACTGCTTAGCGCCATTCGCGAAAGTTCTTAACGATAAATTCGGAATCAAGCGTGGAATGATGACAACGATCCACTCTTACACAAACGACCAACAGATCTTAGACTTACCACATAAAGATTACCGTCGTGCACGTGCAGCTGCTGAGAACATGATTCCAACAACTACTGGTGCTGCGAAGGCTGTATCTCTTGTACTTCCTGAGCTTAAAGGGAAACTGAACGGTGGAGCTGTTCGTGTTCCAACTCCAAACGTTTCTCTAGTAGACTTAGTTGCTGAACTTGATAAGAACGTAACGGCTGAAGATGTAAATGCAGCTCTTAAAGAAGCTGCTGAAGGCGATCTTAAAGGAATCCTTGCTTATAGCGAAGAGCCTTTAGTATCAACTGACTACAACGGTAGCCCTGCTTCTTCTACAATCGATGCACTTTCTACAATGGTGCTGGAAGACAACATGGTGAAGGTCATCTCTTGGTACGATAACGAGAGCGGATACTCTAACCGTGTAGTAGACCTAGCTGGTTATATCGCTTCAAAAGGACTTTAA
- a CDS encoding phosphoglycerate kinase → MNKQSIKDVDVKGKRVFCRVDFNVPMSEGKITDETRIQAALPTIKYLVEGGAKVILASHLGRPKGEVVEELRLTPVAERLSELLGKDVAKADEAYGEAVQSKISDMSEGDVLVLENVRFYPGETKNDPELAKEFAALADLYVNDAFGAAHRAHASTEGVAKHLPAVAGLLMEKELDVLGKALSNPERPFTAIVGGAKVKDKIGVIDNLLDKVDNLIIGGGLAYTFVKAQGHEVGKSLLEEDKIDLAKQFMKKAEDKGVKFLMPVDVVVADDFSNDANTKEVDIDSIPSDWEALDIGPKTRTLFQDTIKDSKLVIWNGPMGVFELETFANGTKAVAEALADATDTYSVIGGGDSAAAVEKFGYADKMSHISTGGGASLEFMEGKELPGVVALNDK, encoded by the coding sequence ATGAACAAACAGTCGATCAAAGATGTCGATGTAAAAGGGAAACGCGTATTTTGCCGGGTAGACTTCAACGTACCGATGTCTGAAGGCAAGATTACAGATGAAACCCGTATTCAAGCTGCACTTCCAACTATTAAGTATTTAGTGGAAGGCGGAGCAAAAGTCATTCTGGCTAGTCACTTAGGCCGTCCGAAAGGTGAAGTGGTGGAAGAGCTGCGTTTAACTCCAGTAGCTGAAAGACTTTCCGAACTTCTTGGTAAAGATGTAGCCAAAGCGGATGAAGCTTATGGTGAAGCTGTTCAATCGAAGATCAGCGATATGTCTGAAGGCGATGTCCTTGTATTGGAAAACGTACGCTTCTACCCTGGTGAAACAAAGAATGACCCAGAGCTTGCGAAAGAATTTGCAGCATTAGCAGACCTTTATGTGAACGATGCATTCGGTGCTGCTCACCGTGCGCATGCTTCCACTGAAGGAGTCGCGAAGCACCTTCCGGCTGTAGCAGGACTACTGATGGAGAAAGAGCTTGACGTATTAGGAAAAGCCCTATCCAATCCGGAACGCCCATTCACGGCCATCGTCGGTGGAGCAAAGGTAAAAGACAAAATCGGTGTCATTGACAACCTGTTAGATAAAGTGGACAACCTGATCATCGGCGGAGGACTTGCTTACACATTCGTGAAAGCCCAAGGCCATGAGGTAGGAAAATCCCTTCTTGAAGAAGATAAAATTGATTTAGCGAAGCAATTCATGAAAAAAGCAGAGGACAAAGGTGTTAAATTCCTTATGCCTGTTGATGTAGTCGTTGCTGATGACTTCTCAAATGATGCAAATACGAAAGAAGTGGACATCGATTCGATCCCTTCAGATTGGGAAGCACTTGATATCGGACCTAAGACGAGAACTCTATTCCAGGATACGATCAAAGATTCTAAGCTTGTGATCTGGAACGGACCGATGGGTGTATTCGAATTAGAAACATTTGCAAATGGAACGAAAGCCGTAGCGGAGGCGTTAGCCGATGCAACAGATACATATTCTGTTATCGGTGGCGGTGACTCGGCAGCAGCCGTAGAAAAATTCGGATATGCTGATAAAATGAGTCATATTTCTACAGGTGGTGGAGCATCACTCGAATTCATGGAAGGAAAAGAACTTCCTGGAGTAGTGGCTCTTAACGATAAGTAA
- the tpiA gene encoding triose-phosphate isomerase: MRKPIIAGNWKMNKTLGEAKSFTEEVKGLVPDQEVVDSVICSPALFLETLVNLTKDSKVAVGAQNMHFEENGAFTGEVSPVALSDLGVQYVILGHSERREMFNETDESVNKKTLAAFKHGLTPIVCVGETLEQRENNETKDLVGTQVKKALAGLSEDQVKQTVIAYEPIWAIGTGKSSTAEDANEVCSHIRQVVAGEFSETAADAVRIQYGGSVKPANIKEYMAQSDIDGALVGGASLEPQSFLQLLEGASNNE, from the coding sequence ATGCGTAAACCGATTATTGCAGGTAACTGGAAAATGAACAAAACGCTTGGAGAAGCTAAATCCTTCACTGAAGAAGTAAAAGGACTTGTGCCTGATCAAGAAGTAGTGGATTCTGTCATTTGTTCACCAGCCCTATTTTTAGAAACCCTGGTGAACTTGACGAAAGATTCAAAAGTGGCTGTAGGTGCTCAAAACATGCACTTTGAAGAAAATGGAGCGTTCACAGGAGAAGTTAGTCCTGTAGCCCTTTCTGACTTAGGTGTACAATATGTCATCCTTGGACACTCTGAACGTCGTGAAATGTTCAACGAAACAGATGAGTCAGTGAACAAGAAGACTCTTGCTGCTTTCAAACACGGTTTAACACCGATCGTTTGTGTAGGTGAAACACTTGAACAACGCGAAAACAATGAAACAAAAGATCTTGTCGGAACTCAAGTGAAAAAAGCACTTGCAGGTCTTTCTGAAGATCAAGTGAAACAAACTGTGATTGCTTATGAGCCAATCTGGGCAATCGGTACTGGTAAATCGTCTACAGCGGAAGATGCGAACGAAGTATGTTCCCATATCCGTCAAGTGGTTGCAGGAGAATTCTCTGAAACAGCTGCAGACGCAGTGCGCATTCAATACGGCGGTAGTGTAAAGCCTGCTAACATCAAAGAATACATGGCTCAATCGGATATCGATGGTGCCCTTGTAGGTGGAGCAAGCCTTGAACCACAAAGCTTCCTTCAATTGTTAGAAGGTGCTAGTAACAATGAGTAA
- the gpmI gene encoding 2,3-bisphosphoglycerate-independent phosphoglycerate mutase — MSKSPVALIILDGFAFRDVKEGNAVAQANKPNFDRLWNQYPHNQLTACGEAVGLPEGQMGNSEVGHLNIGAGRIVYQSLTRVNLAIREGEFEQNTTFLDAINHAKEKGTNLHIFGLLSDGGVHSHIEHLYALLGLAAKEGMKDVYVHAFLDGRDVGPQTAKKYIEDAEAKMKEIGVGQFATISGRYYSMDRDNRWERVEKSYRAMVYGEGPSYQDPIELVNDSYENGIYDEFVIPSVITKENGEPVATIKDEDAVIFYNFRPDRAIQISNTFANADFRSFDRGDKFPKDLHFVCLTRFSETVDGFVAFKPTNLDNTLGEVLSQNGLKQLRIAETEKYPHVTFFMSGGREEEFPGEKRILIDSPKVATYDLKPEMSAYEVTDALLEEIREDRQDAIILNFANPDMVGHSGKLEPTIKAIETVDECLGKIIDLITEKGGTAIITADHGNADEVVTEEGTPMTAHTTNPVPVIVTKEGVELRDGGILGDLAPTMLDLLNVNQPDEMTGKSLIKK; from the coding sequence ATGAGTAAGTCACCAGTAGCATTAATCATCCTGGACGGCTTTGCCTTCCGTGATGTGAAAGAAGGAAATGCGGTCGCTCAGGCAAACAAGCCGAACTTTGACCGCCTGTGGAATCAATATCCACATAATCAACTGACAGCATGTGGCGAAGCGGTGGGACTCCCTGAAGGTCAAATGGGGAACTCCGAAGTGGGTCACTTGAATATCGGTGCAGGACGTATCGTGTACCAAAGCTTGACGCGTGTGAATCTGGCCATCCGTGAAGGGGAATTCGAACAGAATACGACGTTCCTGGATGCCATCAATCATGCAAAGGAAAAAGGCACGAATCTTCATATCTTCGGACTGCTTTCGGATGGCGGAGTGCACAGCCATATCGAGCATCTTTATGCCCTCTTAGGTTTAGCGGCCAAAGAAGGAATGAAAGATGTTTATGTCCATGCCTTTCTTGACGGTCGAGACGTCGGCCCTCAAACGGCGAAGAAGTATATTGAAGACGCTGAAGCAAAAATGAAGGAAATCGGCGTCGGACAATTCGCAACGATTTCAGGTCGTTACTATTCAATGGACCGCGATAACCGTTGGGAACGAGTGGAGAAATCCTACCGTGCCATGGTATATGGTGAAGGCCCAAGCTATCAGGATCCAATCGAACTTGTAAACGATTCGTATGAAAATGGAATCTATGATGAGTTCGTGATTCCATCTGTGATTACAAAAGAAAACGGAGAGCCTGTCGCAACGATCAAAGACGAAGATGCAGTCATTTTCTACAACTTCCGTCCGGACCGTGCGATCCAGATCTCGAATACATTTGCGAATGCAGATTTCCGTTCATTCGATCGCGGAGACAAGTTCCCGAAAGATCTTCACTTTGTCTGCCTGACACGATTCAGTGAAACGGTTGACGGCTTTGTTGCATTCAAACCGACGAACCTTGATAACACGCTTGGTGAAGTCCTTTCTCAAAACGGACTGAAGCAATTGCGCATCGCTGAAACGGAGAAATACCCTCATGTCACGTTCTTTATGAGCGGTGGACGTGAAGAGGAATTTCCAGGTGAAAAACGGATCCTGATCGATTCTCCTAAAGTGGCAACGTATGACTTGAAGCCTGAAATGAGTGCATATGAAGTGACGGATGCACTACTTGAAGAGATTCGTGAAGATCGTCAGGATGCGATCATCCTGAACTTTGCCAACCCTGATATGGTCGGTCACTCAGGTAAGCTTGAGCCAACGATCAAAGCAATCGAAACAGTGGATGAGTGTCTAGGGAAGATCATCGACCTCATCACGGAAAAAGGCGGTACAGCCATCATCACGGCAGACCATGGGAATGCTGATGAAGTGGTGACGGAAGAAGGCACTCCTATGACGGCTCACACAACGAACCCGGTTCCTGTCATCGTGACAAAAGAGGGCGTGGAGCTTCGTGACGGTGGAATCCTTGGAGACCTAGCCCCGACCATGTTAGATCTATTAAATGTAAACCAACCAGACGAAATGACTGGAAAATCATTAATTAAAAAATAA